The Chryseobacterium oranimense genome contains the following window.
TCTTTTTTCTCTCTTTCCACTTCGCTTGGATACATCATGAACTTAAGACCATTCTCGAACTTGCTTAAAGCTTTGAATTTCTCGATCTGAGCTTTTCTCTGCTTCATCAGCTCATTGAATTTGTTGATATTAAGTGTGATGTTTTCTTCTTTATCCAGCTTTTCTCTCCACTGGGCAGATTCAAGTAACAACTGATAGTTGCTGTTCTTAGCCATTCTGTCTGCGCTTGCTTTTTCAAGTGCCTGAATATTGAAATAGTTCAGCTTCTGGAAGTTCGTGCTTGGAATTTTATCCCAGGCTAAAGCATAGTCATCATATCTTTCTCCTACCTCAGCATACGTGAAGAAGTCTTTCATCTGGATATCGGAAACAATTCCTTTTCTTTGGGTAGATTCTCCTGTGATTCTATAGAATTTCTGGATGGTCAGTTTTAAAGATCCGAAATCATCTTCTGTATTCAGGAATCTGTTCAGGTCTACGAAAGTCTGTACTGTGCCTTTTCCGAAAGACTGTGGAGAACCAATGATCATTGCTCTTCCGTAATCCTGCATTACTCCGGCAAGGATCTCAGAAGCCGAAGCAGAAAGTTCATTCTGCATGATTACTAAAGGACCTGTCCAGATCGGAGTTTCATTTTTATTCTTCAGGGTCTGGATTTTTCCGTTCCCGTCTTTCACCTGTACGTAAGGTCCTGCATCCATGAAAAGTCCCATGATATCCCCGACTTCAGTTAATGATCCACCTCCGTTGTTTCTAAGGTCAAGAACAATTCCTTCGATGTTCTGCTGTTTAAGCTTGATGATCTCATTTTTGATATCGTCAGAAGCATTTCTTCCTTTAGCATCCTCAAAATCAGCGTTAAAGCTTGGAAGGTTAATGAATCCATATTTTTTTCCGTTTGGAGAATTCACGACGATACTTCTTGCGAAAGTGTCTTCAATAGCTACTTCTTCACGGATCATGGTTACGTCTTTAATCGTTCCGTCTTTTTTCTGAACCGTTAATGTTACAGGCGTTCCTTTTTCACCTCTGATAAGTCTTACAGCTTCATCGGAAAGCATTCCCACTACATTTACCGCATCTTCTTTCGGTTTCGATTTTACTTTCAGGATCTTATCGCCTTCAGAAAGCTGTTTGGACTTCCAGGCCGGTGCACCAATCGTTAAAGCTCCAAGGAAGAGATTTCCTTTTTTCTCCTGGATAAGAGCACCAATACCAATCACTTTTCCGGTGAACTGGGTATCAAAATCTTCTTTATCTTTTGGAGAATAGTAGTTGGTGTGCGGATCAAATACTTCGGTATAGGCATTCATATACACGGTAAACCAATCCATTTTCTTTCTTTTTTTGAATCTTGTAAAGGTATCTTTTACCAGATCTTTCACCTCATCAGTTGCTTTTTTAATCTTCTGATCCTGATTAAGCGGCTGATATTTGATGGTGTCTTTCAATTTATATTTCTG
Protein-coding sequences here:
- a CDS encoding carboxy terminal-processing peptidase gives rise to the protein MWKNFKLNKFLLLIPLTSLMFCFNSPKNDDEKMQTIMVSVKNTLSYLHYSPKPINDAYSKDVYKHYFELVDPAKRYFLQSDMDEFSKHETKLDDYIGQGDLTFYKLTIDRLYQRVDEIDKITQDIFSKPINLQEDESLTLEPKLKKVPVNKQEQYNEWRKYIKYNILQEIESMNSKEEAQKEKKDSVQKYKLKDTIKYQPLNQDQKIKKATDEVKDLVKDTFTRFKKRKKMDWFTVYMNAYTEVFDPHTNYYSPKDKEDFDTQFTGKVIGIGALIQEKKGNLFLGALTIGAPAWKSKQLSEGDKILKVKSKPKEDAVNVVGMLSDEAVRLIRGEKGTPVTLTVQKKDGTIKDVTMIREEVAIEDTFARSIVVNSPNGKKYGFINLPSFNADFEDAKGRNASDDIKNEIIKLKQQNIEGIVLDLRNNGGGSLTEVGDIMGLFMDAGPYVQVKDGNGKIQTLKNKNETPIWTGPLVIMQNELSASASEILAGVMQDYGRAMIIGSPQSFGKGTVQTFVDLNRFLNTEDDFGSLKLTIQKFYRITGESTQRKGIVSDIQMKDFFTYAEVGERYDDYALAWDKIPSTNFQKLNYFNIQALEKASADRMAKNSNYQLLLESAQWREKLDKEENITLNINKFNELMKQRKAQIEKFKALSKFENGLKFMMYPSEVEREKKDEAFKKKSEMWIKNLKKDPYLQEAMNIVSDMGAKS